In Phycisphaerae bacterium, the following are encoded in one genomic region:
- a CDS encoding ABC transporter permease: protein MLRLLIRKEILSHVLSFRFAVTFVIFLVLIFTSIYVTVNGYEQEIAEHGARVRAYQEHLKGIITQDDHDRIGWRLFWDDGKLDAVPVSALSWLGHGMQSINPIAINTYRWGAKEVDRGLTRNPLLGLLQVPDFIYVVNVVLSLLAVLFMFDAVCGEKEAGTLRLTLSNPVPRHLVLLGKWIGGYLVLMIPFLIATIGGLVYAWSQGVLAANSEQLTRIGLLLLTSCLYIAVFFNLSLFVSAATDRSATSLLVCLFLWVTFIIAVPNMAPVTAQILRETPSLHLIESNKEAVDREYQLKIDQLTQTTGELAYGKKIEQERERLEKERDARKRQWDRYFEDRKHDQFSLAKTLARTSPSGCWIFAAVALTDTGPAAHERLVAARNRLEQTYKEKCDKLEEHRRQNDWKFPEMTVEEFPALMVQNASAAQSLMDALNDMLILIILNVVCFMAAFMRFLRYDVR, encoded by the coding sequence ATGCTCAGACTCCTTATCCGCAAGGAAATCCTGTCGCACGTGCTGTCGTTCCGGTTCGCGGTGACGTTCGTGATCTTCCTGGTGCTGATCTTCACCAGCATCTACGTGACGGTCAACGGCTACGAGCAGGAGATCGCCGAGCACGGGGCCCGGGTGCGGGCCTACCAGGAGCACCTCAAGGGCATCATCACGCAGGACGACCACGACCGGATCGGCTGGCGGCTGTTCTGGGACGACGGCAAGCTCGACGCGGTGCCCGTCTCGGCCCTTTCGTGGCTCGGCCACGGGATGCAGTCGATCAATCCCATCGCGATCAACACCTACCGCTGGGGGGCCAAGGAGGTGGACCGGGGCCTGACCCGCAACCCGCTGCTGGGCCTGCTGCAGGTGCCGGACTTCATCTACGTGGTCAACGTGGTGCTCTCGCTTCTGGCGGTTCTGTTCATGTTCGACGCGGTCTGCGGCGAGAAGGAGGCGGGCACGCTGCGGCTGACCCTTTCGAACCCGGTGCCGCGTCACCTGGTGCTGCTGGGCAAGTGGATCGGCGGGTACCTCGTCCTGATGATCCCGTTTTTGATCGCGACAATCGGCGGGCTGGTCTACGCCTGGTCGCAAGGAGTGCTGGCCGCCAACTCGGAGCAACTGACCCGCATCGGCCTGCTGCTGCTGACCTCGTGCCTGTACATCGCGGTGTTCTTCAACCTGAGCCTGTTCGTCTCGGCCGCCACGGACCGCTCAGCCACCAGCCTGCTGGTCTGCCTGTTTCTGTGGGTCACGTTTATCATCGCGGTGCCCAATATGGCCCCGGTGACCGCCCAGATTCTCCGAGAGACCCCTTCGCTGCACCTGATCGAATCCAACAAGGAAGCGGTCGACCGGGAGTACCAGTTGAAGATCGATCAGCTCACCCAGACCACCGGCGAACTGGCCTACGGCAAGAAGATCGAGCAGGAGCGCGAGCGCCTCGAAAAGGAGCGCGACGCCAGAAAGCGGCAGTGGGATCGCTACTTCGAGGACCGCAAACACGACCAGTTCAGTCTGGCCAAGACGCTGGCCCGCACCTCGCCCAGCGGCTGCTGGATCTTCGCCGCGGTCGCCCTCACCGACACCGGCCCGGCCGCCCACGAGAGGCTGGTCGCGGCCCGCAATCGCCTCGAACAGACGTACAAGGAGAAGTGCGACAAGCTCGAGGAGCACCGGCGGCAAAATGACTGGAAATTCCCCGAGATGACGGTCGAGGAGTTTCCAGCCCTGATGGTCCAGAACGCCTCGGCGGCCCAATCGCTGATGGACGCCCTGAACGACATGCTGATCCTGATCATTCTGAACGTGGTCTGCTTCATGGCTGCGTTCATGCGGTTCCTCCGTTACGACGTGCGCTAG